The Alistipes sp. ZOR0009 genome includes a window with the following:
- a CDS encoding AMP nucleosidase, with protein MKTKQEIVRDWLERYTGQKIEDFGHHILLTNFNRYVRIFCEIMNTQIVDPAANMLTATADGITIINFGMGSPNAALIMDLLSAIHPSAVLFLGKCGGLKKKNELGDLILPIAAIRNDGTSDSYMPPEIPALPAFNLQRSVSSTIRNHQKDYWTGTVYTTNRRVWEHDEEFKEYLAKTRAMAIDMETATIFTVGFANEIPSGALLLVSDQPMISSGIKTKESDRIVTENFVRQHVTIGIDSLKELINGGKSVKHLRF; from the coding sequence ATGAAAACAAAACAAGAAATTGTACGTGACTGGCTGGAACGCTATACAGGTCAGAAAATTGAAGATTTTGGGCACCACATACTCCTCACAAACTTCAACCGATACGTTCGCATTTTTTGTGAGATAATGAACACACAAATCGTTGATCCTGCGGCTAACATGCTCACGGCAACTGCCGATGGTATAACGATTATTAACTTCGGAATGGGAAGTCCGAATGCCGCTCTTATAATGGACCTTCTGAGCGCTATACATCCTAGCGCAGTGCTGTTTTTAGGAAAATGTGGCGGACTAAAAAAGAAGAATGAGCTCGGCGATCTAATTCTTCCAATCGCAGCTATTCGAAATGATGGAACCTCAGACTCCTACATGCCCCCTGAAATTCCAGCCCTTCCGGCATTTAACCTTCAACGCTCCGTATCGTCAACTATTCGAAATCATCAAAAAGACTATTGGACAGGAACCGTATACACCACAAACCGAAGAGTCTGGGAACATGACGAGGAATTTAAGGAGTACTTGGCAAAAACACGTGCAATGGCTATAGATATGGAAACAGCAACTATCTTTACGGTCGGATTTGCCAATGAAATACCAAGTGGTGCCCTACTTCTGGTATCCGATCAACCCATGATTTCATCGGGCATAAAAACGAAGGAAAGCGACAGGATTGTCACTGAAAATTTTGTTCGACAACACGTTACTATTGGAATAGATTCCCTTAAAGAACTTATAAATGGAGGGAAATCTGTAAAGCATTTAAGATTCTAA
- a CDS encoding type I restriction enzyme HsdR N-terminal domain-containing protein yields the protein MEMLNLPTCDLNVRRNGIKKEIFDSIRKRFVVLTPEEWVRQHFIQFLLNELHVPASLIGVETSLKYNGLSKRSDIVVYDRIGKPAMAIECKASTVKIDQKVFDQLARYNMVLNVSYLVVTNGMVHYCCQINKLDGSYSFLQEIPPFEML from the coding sequence ATGGAGATGTTGAATTTGCCAACCTGCGATTTGAATGTTCGAAGAAATGGAATTAAGAAGGAAATCTTTGATTCCATCCGGAAGCGATTTGTCGTGCTAACCCCCGAAGAGTGGGTTCGTCAGCATTTTATTCAATTCCTTTTGAACGAACTCCATGTTCCAGCCTCGTTGATAGGTGTGGAAACTTCGTTAAAGTACAATGGACTTTCAAAGCGCTCAGATATTGTTGTTTACGACCGTATAGGTAAGCCTGCTATGGCGATAGAGTGTAAGGCAAGTACCGTTAAAATTGATCAGAAGGTATTCGATCAGCTGGCTCGGTATAACATGGTTCTCAATGTTAGTTACCTTGTTGTTACTAACGGTATGGTTCACTACTGTTGCCAAATTAATAAGCTAGACGGTTCGTACTCCTTTCTACAGGAGATTCCTCCATTCGAAATGCTTTAG
- a CDS encoding GNAT family N-acetyltransferase, with amino-acid sequence MIKLENEQVKLRAPELEDVDLLYAWENNMEVWRVSNTLSPFSKHSLMRYIQNYQLDIYQTKQLRLIIEAKDQSSLMNYPVGIIDLFDYDPFHQRAGVGILIHNTEDRGKGYASEALQLLTKYAFEYLHVHQLFCNIADNNEPSLRLFSRHEFEIIGLKKDWIRTKNGWLGEYTLQKINPLALISKC; translated from the coding sequence ATGATAAAACTAGAAAACGAGCAAGTAAAACTAAGAGCTCCAGAACTGGAGGATGTCGACCTTCTTTATGCTTGGGAAAATAACATGGAAGTTTGGAGAGTGAGCAATACGCTATCACCTTTTTCAAAGCACTCCTTAATGCGGTACATTCAAAATTACCAGCTAGACATATACCAAACCAAGCAGCTTCGTTTAATAATTGAAGCCAAGGATCAATCGTCTCTCATGAACTACCCTGTTGGCATAATCGACCTTTTCGATTATGACCCCTTTCATCAGCGCGCAGGAGTCGGAATTCTTATTCACAACACCGAAGATAGAGGAAAAGGTTATGCATCAGAAGCATTACAACTTCTCACAAAGTATGCATTCGAATACCTGCATGTGCACCAACTTTTTTGTAACATTGCAGACAACAACGAACCTAGCCTAAGATTATTCTCCAGGCATGAATTCGAAATTATTGGTCTTAAAAAAGACTGGATTAGAACAAAAAACGGGTGGCTTGGAGAGTATACTCTTCAAAAGATAAACCCTCTTGCGCTGATTTCGAAATGCTAA
- a CDS encoding dihydrolipoamide acetyltransferase family protein, whose product MKFIEIKLPAMGEGITDATITKWLVKEGDTVDIDTPIVEVATDKVDSEIPSPVEGKVAKRLLNEGDIPKVGQVLAVVEIEGEEQETDTPKEQPKEQPTSSSVEQSTTSQPVNEVTTNHIATHLKNGAFVPPLVRKIAQEEGLTQHQLESIKGSGIEGKLTKTDILSYLNSSNKVEVQLAESATPSTTLNPKAENGVEIIEMDRLRRLTANHMTLSKQTSAHVTSFIEVDMTNIVHWRERNKGKFEKQNGEKLTYTPFFFSAVVDAIKNYPILNSSVINDQIHIKKDLNLGMATALPNDNLIVPVIKNADRLNLAGLAFAVNDLARRARSFKLQPNEVQGGTFTITNLGAFDNLAGTPIINQPQVAILAVGSIKKRPVVIESPLGDTIGIRHITILSLSYDHRIIDGALGGAFLKQIATNLQTFAPSDL is encoded by the coding sequence ATGAAGTTCATCGAAATAAAGCTGCCTGCAATGGGCGAAGGTATTACAGATGCAACCATAACGAAATGGTTAGTTAAAGAAGGCGATACAGTAGATATAGATACACCCATCGTTGAGGTAGCCACAGACAAGGTCGATTCGGAAATACCATCACCTGTAGAAGGTAAAGTAGCCAAAAGGCTACTCAACGAAGGAGATATACCCAAAGTGGGACAAGTATTAGCTGTTGTTGAGATAGAAGGAGAGGAACAAGAAACAGATACCCCAAAAGAACAACCTAAAGAACAACCTACCTCCTCCAGCGTCGAGCAATCAACAACATCCCAACCAGTAAACGAGGTTACCACCAACCACATTGCTACGCATCTAAAAAACGGCGCGTTTGTACCTCCCCTTGTCCGCAAAATAGCACAAGAGGAAGGCCTTACACAGCATCAACTGGAATCTATTAAAGGTTCTGGAATAGAAGGGAAACTCACCAAAACAGATATTCTATCATACCTAAACAGTAGCAATAAAGTTGAAGTCCAACTAGCGGAATCTGCAACTCCATCAACGACCCTCAATCCGAAGGCTGAGAACGGCGTTGAAATTATAGAGATGGATCGCTTAAGAAGACTTACGGCCAACCATATGACTCTATCCAAACAAACCTCAGCTCATGTAACCTCATTTATAGAGGTAGATATGACCAATATAGTACATTGGAGAGAGCGAAATAAAGGAAAATTTGAAAAACAAAATGGTGAAAAGCTCACATACACACCCTTCTTTTTTAGCGCGGTGGTCGATGCAATAAAAAATTATCCTATTCTTAATAGCTCCGTCATAAACGATCAAATACACATCAAAAAAGACCTCAATCTAGGAATGGCGACAGCTTTACCGAACGACAATCTTATTGTCCCTGTAATAAAGAATGCTGACCGACTTAATCTTGCAGGCTTAGCCTTCGCCGTTAACGACTTGGCCCGACGCGCCCGTTCTTTTAAGCTACAACCTAACGAAGTTCAAGGAGGCACATTTACAATAACGAACCTAGGAGCCTTCGACAACCTTGCCGGCACGCCAATCATAAACCAACCACAAGTGGCAATACTCGCCGTAGGATCTATAAAAAAACGTCCTGTAGTGATCGAAAGCCCATTAGGCGATACAATTGGAATACGTCACATTACAATATTGTCACTTTCATACGACCATCGTATAATTGATGGGGCTTTAGGGGGCGCATTCTTAAAACAAATAGCAACCAACCTTCAAACATTCGCACCATCCGACTTGTAA
- a CDS encoding PLP-dependent aminotransferase family protein produces MVNELENLLSNNIKGMKRSAIREILKLTQRPEIISFAGGLPDPTLFPTEELAEVSSEVLKTEGALALQYGTTEGDALLRKLLVERYQKQGINIEEKNLIITTASQQGLDLTAKVFINPGDTIICGLPSYLGALSAFLSYGANLEGIELDQYGMRSDLLEEKVVELANKGIHPKFIYTIPDFQNPTGITMPEWRRLEIIAVAEKYNLIILEDCPYRDVRFEGAAQKTMLELDKSQRIIHLGTFSKVFVPGFRIGWAIASEEILDKIVVAKQATDLCTPAFVQRISARFIEKGLFDKNLSVIINAYKAKQQHFIKCLKEYMPSEVSWINPEGGLFIFLTLPEFIDTTELFQTAIEEKVAYVPGSTFYYNGEGRNTMRLNFSFMSLEKNEEGIKRLATAIKKEIAAKTK; encoded by the coding sequence ATGGTAAATGAACTAGAAAATCTACTTTCGAACAATATAAAAGGAATGAAGCGTTCTGCAATCAGAGAAATTCTAAAGCTAACGCAACGTCCTGAGATCATCTCCTTTGCAGGAGGTCTTCCCGATCCTACGCTATTCCCAACTGAAGAACTCGCCGAAGTTTCTAGTGAAGTTTTAAAAACGGAAGGTGCATTAGCGCTACAATACGGAACTACAGAAGGAGATGCGCTACTTCGTAAATTATTGGTTGAGCGCTACCAAAAGCAAGGTATCAATATAGAGGAAAAGAATCTTATAATTACAACTGCGTCACAGCAAGGGCTCGATCTTACTGCTAAGGTCTTCATAAATCCAGGTGATACCATTATTTGCGGTCTACCATCCTACCTTGGTGCTCTAAGCGCATTCCTTTCCTATGGAGCAAATCTTGAAGGTATTGAGTTAGACCAATACGGTATGCGAAGCGATTTACTAGAAGAAAAGGTTGTTGAGCTCGCAAACAAAGGAATACATCCAAAATTCATCTACACCATACCCGATTTTCAAAACCCAACTGGAATAACCATGCCAGAATGGCGCAGGTTGGAAATCATCGCTGTTGCTGAGAAGTACAATCTTATAATACTTGAAGATTGTCCTTACCGCGATGTAAGATTCGAGGGTGCTGCCCAAAAAACGATGCTAGAGCTAGATAAATCGCAACGAATTATTCATTTAGGAACCTTCTCAAAGGTATTTGTTCCCGGTTTTAGAATTGGATGGGCAATTGCGAGTGAAGAGATCTTGGATAAAATAGTTGTCGCGAAACAAGCCACAGACCTTTGTACCCCTGCTTTTGTACAACGAATTTCTGCTCGTTTTATAGAGAAAGGTCTTTTTGATAAAAACCTAAGTGTTATCATCAACGCCTACAAAGCAAAGCAACAGCATTTTATCAAGTGCCTAAAAGAATATATGCCAAGCGAAGTAAGCTGGATTAACCCAGAAGGTGGTCTATTCATATTCCTTACATTACCTGAGTTCATTGATACAACAGAACTTTTCCAAACTGCAATAGAGGAAAAAGTGGCCTATGTTCCAGGATCAACCTTCTACTATAACGGTGAAGGAAGAAATACAATGAGACTAAACTTCTCGTTCATGAGTCTCGAAAAAAACGAGGAAGGGATCAAACGTTTGGCTACTGCAATAAAAAAAGAGATTGCAGCAAAAACTAAATAG
- a CDS encoding tetratricopeptide repeat protein → MKNILSLLIICLLSSYTVAAQENIQSKINKGKNFLKTQQYSEAAKVFEDILKSNPVQKDALSGVVASYAYLNQLKSAQAAVDKSIAVNPNDADILILRAKVLGLREQYEEAVKEFEKALPSASDSLKSTIHANIAFMQNQAYKYELAAVEAQKSISFNEKNADAFMNLGLAQYGLSRFSDSIDSFSLAINFAPNNGQAYYNRSMAYFKTNDKTNGCADAQRACKYGNKSGCLQYATECQK, encoded by the coding sequence ATGAAAAACATTCTATCGTTGCTGATAATATGCTTGTTATCAAGTTATACAGTTGCGGCACAAGAGAACATTCAATCGAAAATCAATAAGGGTAAAAATTTTCTTAAAACACAGCAATATAGCGAAGCTGCCAAAGTTTTTGAGGATATACTAAAATCCAACCCCGTTCAAAAAGACGCTCTTTCAGGCGTTGTTGCAAGCTACGCATACCTTAATCAGCTTAAAAGCGCCCAAGCCGCTGTTGATAAATCAATAGCCGTAAACCCCAATGATGCAGACATACTAATCCTAAGAGCAAAAGTTCTAGGTCTTAGAGAACAGTATGAAGAAGCCGTAAAAGAGTTTGAAAAAGCACTACCCTCCGCTTCAGACTCGCTAAAATCAACCATTCATGCCAACATTGCTTTTATGCAAAATCAAGCGTACAAGTACGAACTAGCCGCTGTTGAAGCTCAAAAATCGATTTCTTTTAATGAAAAAAATGCTGATGCTTTCATGAATTTAGGGCTTGCACAGTATGGATTAAGCCGATTTTCAGATTCTATAGACAGTTTTTCGCTAGCAATTAACTTTGCCCCCAATAATGGACAAGCCTACTACAACAGAAGTATGGCCTACTTCAAGACTAACGATAAGACAAACGGCTGCGCCGATGCCCAACGAGCCTGTAAGTATGGAAATAAAAGCGGTTGTCTACAGTACGCTACAGAGTGCCAAAAATAG
- the recR gene encoding recombination mediator RecR, with protein sequence MNINEYPSKLLENAVSEFAKLPGVGKKTALRLVLHMLKWATEDVERFGHSFITLKNEIKRCKVCHNISDSETCEICSNTSRDRAVVCVVENIRDVMSIESTHQFNGLYHVLGGLISPMDGIGPGDLTINNLIERISNEEVKEVILALSTNMEGETTNFYIFRKIKGFNIQISTIARGVGFGDELEYTDEITLGRSIKNRMPFEKTFGDTL encoded by the coding sequence ATGAACATCAACGAATACCCCTCTAAGCTTTTAGAGAATGCTGTAAGCGAGTTTGCAAAACTCCCTGGAGTAGGGAAAAAAACGGCTCTTAGGCTTGTACTGCACATGCTCAAATGGGCAACTGAAGATGTTGAACGTTTTGGGCATTCCTTTATCACCCTAAAAAACGAAATAAAACGGTGTAAAGTGTGCCACAACATCTCAGACAGCGAGACATGTGAGATTTGCTCTAATACTTCAAGAGACCGAGCTGTAGTCTGCGTTGTGGAAAATATCCGAGATGTAATGTCGATTGAAAGTACCCACCAATTCAATGGGCTTTATCACGTATTAGGTGGGTTAATATCCCCAATGGACGGCATTGGACCTGGTGATTTAACCATAAACAACCTGATAGAACGTATTTCCAATGAAGAAGTTAAAGAGGTAATTCTAGCATTGAGCACCAACATGGAGGGTGAAACAACAAACTTCTACATTTTCAGAAAAATAAAAGGGTTCAACATCCAAATATCAACAATTGCTCGAGGCGTTGGATTTGGCGATGAATTAGAGTATACCGATGAAATAACGCTCGGCCGATCTATCAAAAACCGGATGCCATTCGAAAAAACTTTTGGAGACACTCTTTAG
- a CDS encoding SEL1-like repeat protein, with protein MHKQLTVILTISFILLTPFLFAQNTKDRGEREFHAGLRQYVKKEYTKAFDFFKQASDLGNATADLYIGTMYFNGFGVEKNVQKAFDWYLKSADQLNTQAQFQIGLMYYDGVYVGQSFAKSAQWIEQAAKLGNPDAQYFYGSMLENGQGIDKNYSKAAEYYQFAKAAGSIDAQVALGRLYYQGWGIEQDYHKAYELLSDAATKNNPEAFLLLSKMYETGNGVEKSSAKAFEQIQKAASQDYPKAQFELAMHYIKINDDREASTWLLKSGVNGYPDAEYYIGLSLQKGYLFKKDTPKAIEWYTKAAEHGQTEAQYSLGLIFSDNKEIPINIEIAKKWLEKAANKNYQPAIERLKAIK; from the coding sequence ATGCATAAACAACTAACCGTCATCTTGACAATCTCATTCATACTCTTAACTCCATTTCTATTTGCACAAAACACGAAGGACCGCGGAGAACGAGAATTCCATGCAGGGCTGCGTCAATATGTAAAGAAGGAATACACCAAAGCATTTGATTTTTTTAAGCAGGCTTCGGATTTAGGCAATGCTACAGCCGATTTATATATTGGCACAATGTACTTTAACGGATTTGGAGTTGAGAAGAATGTTCAAAAAGCATTCGATTGGTACTTAAAATCAGCCGATCAGCTTAATACTCAAGCTCAATTTCAGATCGGATTGATGTATTACGATGGCGTTTACGTTGGACAGAGTTTTGCAAAATCGGCCCAATGGATAGAGCAAGCAGCCAAATTAGGTAATCCTGACGCTCAATATTTTTACGGTTCAATGCTCGAAAATGGTCAAGGTATAGATAAAAACTACTCGAAAGCAGCAGAATACTACCAGTTTGCCAAAGCAGCGGGTAGTATTGACGCACAAGTGGCTCTTGGTCGTTTGTACTATCAGGGTTGGGGTATTGAACAGGATTACCACAAAGCATACGAGCTGCTCTCTGATGCCGCTACTAAAAACAATCCAGAAGCCTTTTTGCTGCTTAGCAAAATGTACGAAACCGGTAATGGAGTGGAAAAGAGTTCAGCAAAAGCCTTTGAACAAATACAAAAAGCAGCAAGCCAAGACTATCCTAAAGCACAATTTGAGCTAGCCATGCACTATATAAAAATTAACGACGACCGAGAAGCTTCTACATGGCTGCTAAAATCGGGAGTAAATGGATATCCCGATGCGGAATACTATATTGGACTTTCGCTTCAAAAAGGATACCTTTTCAAAAAGGATACTCCCAAAGCAATAGAGTGGTACACAAAAGCAGCCGAGCATGGACAAACAGAAGCGCAGTATAGCTTAGGGTTGATTTTCTCCGATAACAAAGAAATTCCTATCAATATCGAAATAGCAAAAAAATGGTTGGAAAAAGCCGCAAATAAAAATTACCAGCCAGCAATAGAGCGTTTAAAAGCCATCAAATAG
- a CDS encoding sodium:solute symporter has protein sequence MSPLFISLIIVLYFSGLILISYLTTRKLDSQSFYRGTKKSPWYVIAIGMIGTSISGVTFISVPGWVLTKQFGYLQMVLGFLLGYFVIANVLLPLYYRLNLTSIYTYLRDRLGYWSYKTGASFFLISRTIGAAFRLYLVSMVLQTLVFEPLGVPFWATVTGTIGLIWLYTFKGGIKTIIWTDLIQTLAMLTTVVLSLFLIKDALHFSFGEMVDAIRSSAYSKVWFFDDVRSSSYFWKQFLAGAFTTIVMTGLDQDMMQKNLACRNLKEAKKNMYTYGFMFLPINLMFLSLGALLALFAVKNGIAIPEHTDKFFPMLATGGYFHPALGVIFIVGIIAAAYSSADSALAALTTSFTIDILEADKYEAAKTKRMRFKVHLGLSLVMILVILAFRLINNDAVISALYTIAGYTYGPLLGLYAFGLFTKLGVRDRVVPFLALAAPAFSYVLSINSKSWFGGYEIGFELLMINGLFMFLGMLAFSKRK, from the coding sequence ATGTCTCCACTCTTTATTTCGCTAATTATTGTCCTATACTTTTCGGGTTTGATCTTGATTTCGTATCTAACTACCCGTAAGCTTGATAGTCAAAGTTTTTATAGGGGTACTAAAAAATCTCCCTGGTATGTAATTGCCATTGGGATGATTGGTACTTCCATTTCAGGTGTGACTTTTATATCTGTTCCTGGTTGGGTGTTAACCAAGCAGTTTGGCTACCTGCAGATGGTTTTAGGCTTTCTTTTAGGCTATTTTGTTATAGCTAACGTGCTGTTGCCTTTATACTACAGGCTGAATCTGACATCAATCTACACCTATCTTCGCGATCGATTGGGTTACTGGTCGTATAAAACGGGGGCTTCGTTTTTTTTGATCAGTCGCACCATTGGTGCTGCATTTAGGCTTTACCTCGTATCTATGGTACTTCAGACGCTTGTTTTTGAGCCGTTGGGTGTCCCTTTTTGGGCTACGGTAACCGGAACTATCGGATTGATTTGGCTATACACATTTAAAGGAGGTATTAAAACAATCATTTGGACAGACTTGATACAAACTCTGGCCATGCTTACAACGGTGGTGCTGTCGTTGTTTTTAATAAAGGATGCGCTCCATTTTTCTTTTGGAGAGATGGTAGATGCAATTCGTAGTAGTGCCTATTCTAAGGTCTGGTTTTTTGACGATGTGCGTAGCAGCAGCTACTTTTGGAAGCAGTTTTTGGCAGGGGCATTTACTACCATTGTAATGACAGGGCTCGACCAGGATATGATGCAGAAAAACCTAGCATGCCGAAACCTCAAGGAAGCCAAAAAGAATATGTATACCTACGGGTTCATGTTTTTGCCCATCAACCTCATGTTTCTATCGCTAGGGGCACTCCTGGCGCTGTTTGCTGTAAAAAATGGAATTGCCATACCGGAGCATACGGATAAGTTTTTCCCAATGCTGGCAACGGGAGGTTACTTTCATCCTGCGCTTGGGGTAATATTTATTGTTGGCATAATTGCGGCTGCCTACTCAAGTGCCGATTCGGCATTGGCTGCGCTCACAACCTCTTTCACCATCGATATTTTGGAGGCTGATAAATACGAAGCAGCCAAAACTAAACGTATGCGTTTTAAGGTACACCTTGGACTCTCGTTGGTTATGATCTTGGTGATTTTAGCTTTTAGGTTGATAAATAATGATGCGGTCATTAGCGCGCTTTATACCATTGCAGGCTATACTTATGGACCTCTGTTAGGTTTGTATGCCTTTGGTTTGTTTACTAAGTTGGGAGTTAGAGATAGGGTGGTTCCTTTTTTGGCTTTGGCAGCACCAGCCTTCAGCTACGTTCTTAGCATTAATTCTAAAAGTTGGTTTGGAGGCTACGAAATAGGCTTTGAGCTGCTAATGATTAATGGGCTTTTCATGTTCTTGGGGATGTTAGCCTTCAGTAAGCGAAAATAA
- the cdd gene encoding cytidine deaminase, with protein MVSNTYFYKSKQEITLLLILAMEKTFTVHYKEHQNQENLSASERELIKEALEAQQKAYAPYSNFQVGAALLLEDGTIVTGNNQENAAYPSGICAERTAIFYAQAQYPDKKIKALAVTASANREQTKQAVYPCGSCRQVLLESEMRNGEPFKVICYGTEQIVELPSATSLVPLHFVFK; from the coding sequence ATAGTTTCAAACACCTATTTTTACAAATCAAAACAGGAAATAACCCTACTTTTAATTCTAGCCATGGAAAAAACATTTACTGTTCACTATAAAGAACATCAAAATCAGGAGAACTTATCAGCTTCGGAAAGGGAGTTAATAAAGGAGGCGCTAGAAGCACAGCAAAAAGCGTATGCCCCGTACTCCAACTTTCAGGTAGGAGCCGCGCTACTACTTGAAGACGGAACTATTGTTACTGGAAACAACCAGGAAAATGCGGCCTACCCCTCGGGAATTTGCGCTGAACGCACAGCAATATTCTACGCACAAGCGCAGTATCCAGACAAAAAGATCAAAGCGCTAGCAGTTACCGCATCTGCAAATAGAGAGCAAACCAAGCAAGCGGTCTACCCCTGTGGATCGTGTAGACAGGTCCTCTTAGAAAGTGAAATGCGCAACGGAGAACCGTTTAAGGTAATTTGCTACGGAACGGAACAAATCGTAGAGCTTCCATCTGCAACAAGCCTTGTTCCGCTACATTTTGTGTTTAAATAG
- a CDS encoding glucosaminidase domain-containing protein — protein sequence MITLRPLALLTFLVCAATFGFGQKMTKEQYIEKYKGLAIEQMKKNGVPASIIMGQALIESGNGNGRLAIEANNHFGIKCHKDWTGPSVRQDDDAPQECFRKYDSPRGSFEDHSAYLRANKRYAFLFDLQVTDYKGWAYGLKKAGYATNPRYAEILIKQIEDNQLYLLDQGVDISFATKPSTTVKSKKRGSKSKDDEVFVVDIYDQRNVSECNGAKFIIVKEGDTFDKLAEQYDIMRWQLYKYNELNSDSIIRPGQRIYIQPKRSKASKGNDFYTAVDGDKMYQIAQNYGVKLKKLYKMNEMKPGDEPTSGQKIYLRSYKSGKNWLQRLFSGE from the coding sequence ATGATTACCCTACGACCACTCGCTTTACTCACTTTCTTGGTGTGCGCTGCAACGTTTGGCTTTGGACAGAAAATGACAAAGGAACAGTACATTGAGAAGTATAAGGGGCTTGCCATTGAGCAGATGAAAAAAAATGGAGTCCCAGCATCAATTATTATGGGGCAGGCTCTGATAGAGTCTGGCAACGGTAATGGTCGTTTGGCAATTGAGGCAAACAACCACTTTGGAATTAAATGCCATAAAGATTGGACTGGTCCTTCCGTTAGGCAGGATGATGATGCACCTCAGGAGTGCTTCAGAAAGTACGATAGTCCTCGAGGTTCGTTCGAAGATCACTCTGCCTATCTCCGAGCAAATAAGCGTTACGCTTTCCTTTTCGATTTGCAGGTTACCGATTATAAGGGCTGGGCATACGGATTAAAGAAGGCGGGATATGCTACCAACCCTCGCTATGCCGAAATTCTAATTAAGCAAATTGAGGATAATCAGCTTTACCTTTTAGATCAGGGTGTAGATATTTCTTTTGCAACAAAGCCATCTACTACGGTTAAAAGCAAAAAGCGAGGTTCTAAGAGTAAGGATGATGAGGTTTTTGTGGTTGATATTTATGATCAGCGGAATGTATCGGAGTGTAATGGAGCTAAATTTATTATAGTTAAGGAGGGAGATACATTTGATAAGCTGGCCGAACAGTACGATATTATGCGCTGGCAGCTTTACAAGTATAACGAGCTCAATTCCGATTCCATTATACGACCTGGGCAGCGTATTTATATCCAACCAAAGAGGAGCAAGGCGTCTAAGGGTAACGATTTCTATACGGCTGTTGATGGTGATAAGATGTATCAGATTGCTCAAAACTATGGGGTAAAGTTGAAGAAACTTTACAAGATGAACGAGATGAAGCCGGGAGATGAGCCAACTTCAGGACAAAAGATATATCTCCGCAGCTATAAATCTGGGAAAAACTGGCTGCAACGGCTGTTTAGCGGCGAGTAG
- a CDS encoding DUF202 domain-containing protein, giving the protein MIPFKFMSRSVEEAILEELSLTDVLAVERTHLAIERTFLSYFRTAVVFASAGFTILKVTSLHTQIMELGIILLAMSPIILFVGIWRFVIAYKKVKQHYRRFVKHFTESKA; this is encoded by the coding sequence ATGATACCTTTTAAGTTTATGAGCCGAAGTGTAGAGGAAGCTATTTTAGAGGAACTAAGCTTAACCGATGTGTTAGCAGTAGAGCGTACGCACTTGGCGATAGAGCGGACTTTTTTATCTTACTTCCGTACGGCAGTAGTGTTTGCCAGCGCAGGTTTTACGATACTTAAGGTTACCTCTTTGCATACACAGATAATGGAGCTAGGGATAATCCTGTTAGCAATGTCTCCTATTATTCTTTTTGTTGGGATTTGGAGGTTTGTTATTGCCTATAAAAAGGTGAAGCAGCATTACAGACGATTCGTTAAGCATTTTACTGAAAGTAAAGCATAA